A portion of the Halobacillus ihumii genome contains these proteins:
- a CDS encoding fatty acid--CoA ligase: protein MGPTLKSMFEQTAVKFPNKEALVDVRLGKRWTYRQWDEEANYLANALSDAGVTKGEKVSTVLYNTAEFAVTLFACMKIGAIFNPINFRLTSQEISFIIKDAKPKVVLFERATAPQLKEIANERTHIHFWSIDEQQEVVLSRHYYDVLEGADRTPPVCEIDEDDYYAIMYTSGTTGLPKGVLHTHRDMIDQALILAHTLHLTHHDRGLTAAPMFHCAELHCSFFPRVMVGATTVILHHFDAQEMIQITREEEISTLFAAPTMWNMIIQEKFSKKDFHSLRTGLYGGAPMAPALTKRLHQALGVQLIQAYGMTEMGPAITVLLEDEQLSKAGSAGRALVNHEVLVVRTREEGPADPADICSPGELGEIIVRGPSMMPEYYNRSKETSEALYKGWYHSGDIGYFDEDGYLWVSDRVKDMIVSGGENIYSREVEDALFDHPAVVDAAVVGEPDEVWGERVVAYIVKKGDVAPDELDEFCISGNRLARYKRPRRYEFVSELPRNASGKLQKFKLREQTKQVTE from the coding sequence ATGGGTCCAACACTTAAAAGTATGTTTGAGCAAACGGCGGTGAAGTTTCCTAATAAAGAGGCGTTAGTAGATGTAAGGTTAGGAAAAAGGTGGACTTATCGACAATGGGATGAAGAAGCAAATTACTTGGCTAATGCATTGTCTGATGCAGGGGTTACAAAAGGGGAAAAGGTTTCTACAGTACTTTATAATACGGCTGAATTTGCAGTTACATTATTTGCTTGTATGAAAATCGGTGCTATTTTTAATCCCATAAATTTCAGGCTGACATCGCAGGAAATCAGCTTTATTATTAAGGATGCTAAACCTAAAGTAGTATTATTCGAACGGGCAACAGCACCGCAGCTTAAAGAAATTGCGAATGAAAGAACCCACATCCATTTCTGGTCCATAGATGAGCAGCAGGAGGTTGTATTATCTCGCCATTATTATGATGTGCTGGAAGGGGCGGATCGTACACCGCCGGTTTGCGAAATCGACGAGGACGATTACTACGCGATCATGTACACTTCAGGTACGACGGGATTACCTAAAGGGGTCCTGCATACCCACAGGGATATGATTGACCAAGCACTCATACTAGCCCATACTTTACATCTCACCCACCACGACCGCGGTCTAACGGCAGCTCCGATGTTCCATTGTGCTGAACTCCATTGTTCATTTTTTCCAAGGGTGATGGTTGGGGCAACAACGGTAATTCTCCATCACTTCGATGCTCAGGAAATGATTCAAATAACGCGTGAAGAAGAAATCTCTACATTGTTTGCAGCTCCAACGATGTGGAATATGATCATACAAGAGAAATTCAGTAAGAAGGACTTCCATTCATTGAGGACAGGGCTTTATGGTGGGGCACCTATGGCTCCGGCCCTAACGAAGCGGCTTCATCAAGCTTTAGGAGTCCAATTGATCCAGGCATATGGAATGACTGAAATGGGGCCGGCTATTACCGTTCTTCTCGAAGACGAACAGCTGTCTAAAGCAGGCTCTGCAGGCCGGGCACTAGTAAATCATGAAGTACTCGTCGTACGTACACGGGAGGAAGGACCTGCAGATCCCGCTGACATCTGCAGCCCAGGCGAATTAGGAGAAATTATTGTGCGCGGGCCAAGTATGATGCCTGAATATTACAATCGTTCTAAAGAGACGTCAGAAGCTTTATATAAAGGGTGGTATCATTCTGGAGATATTGGTTATTTCGATGAAGATGGCTATCTCTGGGTTAGCGACAGGGTGAAAGACATGATTGTTTCAGGCGGTGAAAATATTTATTCCCGCGAAGTGGAGGATGCCCTGTTTGACCACCCAGCTGTTGTGGATGCTGCAGTAGTAGGGGAACCTGATGAAGTGTGGGGCGAACGAGTTGTTGCTTATATAGTGAAAAAAGGCGATGTAGCACCTGACGAACTTGATGAATTTTGCATATCAGGTAACAGACTCGCTCGATACAAGCGGCCGCGTCGTTATGAGTTTGTGTCCGAACTTCCTCGAAATGCCAGTGGAAAGCTGCAAAAATTTAAACTCCGAGAGCAGACAAAACAAGTAACAGAATAG
- a CDS encoding thiolase family protein has protein sequence MNEVVIVEAFRTPVGRKNGLLKDIRPDELLAKVLKELTCRVDLDPAEVNDVIAGCVSQVGEQSGDVARIAALMAGFPKEVPGVTIDRQCGSSQQAVHFASQAIASGDMDVVIAGGVESMSRVPMFSNRQGTEYSEKLTSQYRMINQGLSAEQIAEHWGLSKEELNRFAVRSHEKALSAIEEGRFEREIMPVEAKDRKGLPITMKDDEGPRPGTTISSLEPLNPAFKEGGVITAGNASQISDGASAILLMSRQKAESLGLRPRFRIVARSVVGSDPTFMLTGPVPATQKVLQQAGLSLKDIDLFEVNEAFASVPLFWLKETGAAIEKLNVNGGAIALGHPLGATGTKLMTTLMHELERSEGRYGLQTVCEGLGMANATIIERLSD, from the coding sequence ATGAATGAAGTTGTTATTGTCGAAGCTTTCCGAACTCCGGTTGGTAGAAAAAATGGTTTGCTGAAAGATATCAGGCCAGACGAATTACTGGCGAAAGTGTTAAAAGAATTGACTTGCAGAGTTGACCTAGACCCAGCTGAGGTAAATGATGTCATTGCGGGCTGTGTTTCGCAAGTTGGGGAGCAGTCTGGTGACGTAGCCAGAATTGCTGCTCTTATGGCTGGTTTTCCCAAAGAGGTACCTGGTGTCACAATTGACCGGCAATGCGGGTCAAGTCAGCAAGCTGTTCATTTTGCTTCACAAGCGATTGCAAGTGGAGATATGGATGTAGTGATTGCTGGCGGAGTAGAATCAATGTCTCGTGTGCCGATGTTTTCAAATAGGCAGGGAACAGAGTATAGCGAAAAGCTTACTAGTCAATATAGAATGATTAATCAAGGTTTATCGGCGGAACAAATTGCCGAACATTGGGGGTTGAGTAAGGAAGAGTTAAATAGATTTGCGGTAAGAAGTCATGAAAAGGCATTATCTGCAATCGAAGAAGGGCGATTTGAAAGGGAAATTATGCCTGTTGAAGCAAAAGATCGTAAGGGGCTGCCGATTACAATGAAGGATGATGAAGGACCGCGTCCTGGAACAACTATAAGCAGCTTGGAGCCTCTAAATCCGGCATTTAAAGAAGGTGGGGTGATTACAGCAGGTAATGCCAGTCAAATTAGCGATGGTGCTTCGGCTATTTTGCTTATGTCACGTCAGAAAGCTGAGTCTCTTGGTTTAAGACCGCGCTTTCGCATTGTAGCTCGTTCCGTTGTGGGATCTGACCCGACTTTTATGCTTACCGGGCCTGTTCCAGCTACTCAGAAAGTTTTACAACAGGCTGGACTTAGTCTTAAAGACATTGATCTATTTGAAGTTAACGAAGCTTTTGCTTCAGTCCCTCTGTTTTGGCTGAAGGAAACAGGGGCCGCTATTGAGAAGTTGAACGTCAATGGCGGTGCGATAGCGCTTGGGCACCCACTTGGAGCGACAGGCACTAAGCTGATGACAACTCTTATGCATGAACTCGAAAGGTCGGAAGGACGATATGGTCTTCAGACTGTTTGTGAAGGATTGGGTATGGCTAACGCAACGATTATTGAGCGTTTGTCAGACTAA
- a CDS encoding acyl-CoA dehydrogenase family protein, which produces MEAGYINYEHRIVRESLRKFLAKEAFPHFEQWESQGCIPRSFWKQLGEQGYLCPWLNEEFGGVGADFAYSVLINEELEKVGTGLIGIGLHNDIVVPYLAEYGTVEQKKKWLPKCASGGIITAIAMTEPGAGSDLAHIRTSAALQEDHYIINGEKTFITNGIQADLILVVCKTDTQTKPPHKGISLIIVERNTDGFSRGKQLHKVGLHSQDTAELIFEDAKVPKGNLLGEEGKGFYYLMDKLQQERLIVAIGGITACERMLELTIDYVKQRHAFGKSIASFQHIQFSLAELQTEVEIGRAFLDRTIEAHMNGDEVVKEVSMAKWWITDLVKKTASTCMQFHGGYGYMEEYEIARRFRDAPVAAIYAGSNEIMKSIIAKKMGLN; this is translated from the coding sequence ATGGAGGCTGGTTATATAAATTATGAACACAGAATAGTAAGGGAATCGTTGAGAAAGTTTCTTGCAAAAGAAGCTTTTCCACACTTTGAGCAATGGGAGAGTCAGGGCTGCATTCCAAGGTCATTCTGGAAACAGCTTGGAGAGCAGGGTTACCTTTGTCCTTGGCTTAATGAAGAATTCGGTGGGGTCGGAGCAGACTTTGCTTATTCAGTTTTGATTAATGAAGAGTTGGAAAAGGTCGGTACAGGCTTAATCGGAATTGGACTTCACAATGATATTGTCGTTCCTTATCTTGCTGAATATGGAACGGTTGAACAGAAGAAAAAGTGGCTGCCTAAATGTGCATCAGGTGGAATTATAACAGCCATTGCCATGACAGAGCCAGGTGCAGGTTCAGATTTAGCTCATATACGTACATCTGCAGCATTGCAAGAAGATCATTATATAATAAACGGGGAAAAAACGTTTATCACAAATGGCATTCAGGCAGATCTTATTCTCGTAGTGTGCAAAACGGATACACAGACGAAGCCGCCTCATAAGGGGATTAGTTTAATCATTGTTGAACGTAACACGGATGGTTTTTCTCGGGGGAAGCAATTACATAAAGTAGGACTGCACAGTCAGGATACAGCTGAACTAATTTTTGAAGATGCCAAAGTGCCTAAAGGAAACCTCCTTGGTGAGGAAGGAAAAGGGTTTTATTATCTTATGGATAAGTTACAGCAGGAAAGACTTATTGTTGCTATCGGAGGGATTACGGCATGTGAACGGATGCTGGAACTAACCATTGATTATGTCAAGCAGAGACACGCATTTGGCAAGTCGATTGCTTCCTTTCAACATATACAGTTTAGCTTAGCTGAATTACAGACAGAGGTGGAAATAGGCAGGGCTTTTCTGGACCGAACTATAGAAGCACACATGAATGGAGATGAGGTGGTTAAAGAAGTATCGATGGCAAAGTGGTGGATTACGGATTTAGTTAAAAAGACAGCCTCCACGTGTATGCAATTTCATGGAGGTTATGGCTACATGGAGGAGTACGAGATTGCAAGGCGATTCAGAGATGCCCCGGTAGCAGCTATTTATGCAGGATCGAATGAAATTATGAAATCTATCATTGCCAAAAAAATGGGGCTCAACTAG
- a CDS encoding Cof-type HAD-IIB family hydrolase: MRGREQRMEKDIKLIALDMDGTLLNEDLQVSKRNHDAIQKAKNKGIHVVLSTGRSLATCQEIAESLGRSSYMVTINGGEIYDKDFKLVEQNLLDPKHVERLWELRNGHGIHFWTSTVQGQFSSQQPFDKEVVDYDWLKFGFDIEDDEVRQVILDELRNNEGLEITNSSPTNIEINPVGVNKAAALLKVCNKLDMKMSQVMSIGDSMNDLAMIREAGFGVAMGNAQEIVKEEADWVTKTNENDGVAHAIERIL, encoded by the coding sequence ATGAGAGGACGTGAGCAACGTATGGAAAAGGACATCAAACTAATTGCGCTAGATATGGACGGAACGTTATTAAACGAAGATCTGCAAGTATCCAAAAGAAACCATGACGCTATTCAAAAAGCTAAAAATAAGGGGATTCATGTTGTTCTCAGCACTGGCAGATCCTTGGCGACGTGTCAGGAAATCGCAGAGTCTCTTGGACGTTCATCTTACATGGTGACAATCAATGGCGGGGAGATATATGATAAAGATTTTAAGCTTGTAGAACAAAATCTCCTAGATCCTAAACATGTTGAAAGGTTATGGGAACTAAGGAACGGTCATGGGATTCATTTCTGGACCTCAACGGTTCAAGGGCAGTTTAGCAGCCAACAGCCCTTTGATAAGGAAGTCGTTGATTATGATTGGCTTAAATTCGGCTTTGATATTGAAGATGATGAAGTACGTCAGGTTATCTTAGATGAGTTGCGTAATAACGAGGGTCTAGAAATTACAAACTCAAGTCCGACGAATATAGAGATCAATCCTGTTGGAGTAAATAAAGCGGCTGCATTGTTAAAAGTTTGTAATAAGTTAGACATGAAAATGAGTCAGGTGATGTCGATTGGAGACAGTATGAATGACCTGGCCATGATTCGTGAAGCTGGCTTTGGCGTAGCGATGGGTAATGCACAGGAGATTGTTAAGGAAGAAGCAGACTGGGTAACGAAGACCAATGAAAATGATGGTGTAGCCCACGCGATTGAAAGGATTTTGTGA
- a CDS encoding LTA synthase family protein: MFKGKKYFNFNKNTKMKLLVYAIVIGMFWIKMSYIQTSIFDLGVENTNQALILAFNPLSSILLIFGLGILLAGRKGMLVSYILGSLIMYANILFYREYSDFITIPMLEQVANLAGMGSSITNIMAPTDAFLFIDVLIAAFLLFYLKPERLQLFLPKRREGLILAIVAIPLFLVNLAWAETERTDLLERTFDRNKLVKFIGLINYHVYDAVLQGRTEMQRTLADSNELVPVINYLNETSTPSSDKYEGIIEGKNVIAISLESTQEFVVGKELHGQELTPYFNDLKEEGIYFDNFYHQVKQGRTSDSEFLLANSMYPLNRGAVFFTHSSNEYEAMPEVLGNNGYSTSVMHANDKTFWNRNVMYDSLGIDEFYSKQDYKVTEENSYGWGLLDENFFAQSLEKMKKLEEPFYTRMITLTNHYPFTLPEDKKLIEEGNTSSATLNRYFQTIRYQDQALKQFVEAFKQSELYDNTILMIYGDHFGISENHQKAMGEYLGKDINEFEQFQLQQVPLLFYGKGIEPQENHTVGGQVDLRPTLMNMLGIEDNNPIQFGHDLLSEERRQLMITRDGDFASEKYVGIQGSCYDRQTGEKIESEKCEPFFKQAKEELTMSDSVIYGDLLRYLDETKVVEPIDEQEKQKQEN, translated from the coding sequence ATGTTTAAAGGAAAAAAATATTTTAATTTTAATAAAAATACAAAAATGAAATTACTTGTCTATGCTATTGTGATCGGAATGTTTTGGATCAAGATGTCCTATATTCAGACTAGCATTTTTGATTTGGGTGTAGAAAATACAAACCAAGCTTTAATTCTGGCTTTCAACCCGTTAAGCAGTATCTTGCTTATCTTTGGGCTGGGGATTTTATTAGCTGGCCGGAAAGGAATGTTAGTTTCTTATATTCTCGGCTCTTTAATTATGTATGCAAACATTCTTTTTTACCGGGAATACAGCGACTTTATTACGATTCCGATGCTTGAGCAAGTTGCTAACCTAGCCGGAATGGGAAGCAGTATTACAAATATCATGGCTCCGACTGATGCATTCTTATTTATTGACGTTCTCATCGCAGCTTTTCTATTATTCTATCTAAAGCCAGAACGCTTGCAGCTGTTTTTACCAAAGCGCAGAGAGGGTTTAATTCTTGCTATTGTGGCCATTCCGCTATTTCTAGTTAACCTTGCATGGGCAGAAACAGAGCGTACTGATCTGCTTGAGCGGACATTTGACCGTAATAAGCTGGTTAAATTTATCGGTCTTATCAACTATCACGTTTATGACGCAGTTCTTCAAGGGAGGACTGAGATGCAGCGGACATTAGCGGATAGTAACGAGCTTGTCCCTGTTATTAACTATTTGAATGAAACAAGCACTCCTTCGAGTGATAAGTATGAAGGCATCATTGAAGGAAAAAATGTGATTGCCATTTCCTTAGAGAGTACACAAGAATTTGTTGTGGGCAAAGAACTTCATGGCCAGGAACTTACGCCTTACTTTAATGACTTGAAGGAAGAGGGGATTTATTTTGATAACTTCTACCATCAAGTGAAACAAGGTCGTACGTCAGACTCTGAGTTTCTTTTAGCGAATTCTATGTATCCATTAAACCGCGGAGCTGTATTTTTCACTCATTCTAGTAATGAGTATGAGGCCATGCCGGAAGTTCTAGGTAATAACGGATATTCTACGAGTGTTATGCATGCTAATGACAAAACGTTCTGGAACAGGAATGTCATGTATGATTCTCTAGGTATCGATGAATTTTACTCGAAACAGGACTATAAAGTAACGGAAGAGAATTCTTATGGATGGGGATTGTTAGACGAAAATTTCTTCGCTCAATCACTGGAAAAAATGAAGAAGTTAGAGGAACCTTTTTATACGAGGATGATCACACTAACGAACCATTATCCGTTTACCTTGCCAGAAGATAAGAAGTTAATTGAAGAAGGAAACACGTCTAGTGCTACACTAAACCGCTATTTCCAAACGATTCGTTATCAAGACCAGGCATTAAAACAATTTGTAGAAGCGTTTAAGCAATCGGAACTCTATGATAATACGATACTAATGATCTATGGGGATCACTTTGGTATTTCAGAAAACCATCAGAAAGCTATGGGTGAGTATCTAGGTAAAGATATCAATGAATTTGAACAGTTCCAGCTTCAGCAAGTACCGTTGCTGTTTTATGGAAAAGGTATTGAACCTCAAGAGAACCACACAGTAGGAGGCCAAGTTGACTTGCGTCCTACCTTAATGAACATGTTAGGAATTGAAGACAATAATCCTATTCAGTTTGGACACGATTTATTAAGTGAAGAGCGTCGTCAACTGATGATTACTCGTGATGGAGATTTTGCCAGTGAAAAATATGTGGGTATTCAAGGTTCCTGCTATGACAGACAGACTGGTGAAAAAATCGAATCAGAAAAATGTGAGCCTTTCTTTAAGCAAGCTAAAGAAGAGCTGACCATGTCAGATTCGGTTATTTATGGAGACCTTCTAAGGTATCTCGATGAAACAAAAGTGGTCGAACCAATAGATGAACAAGAGAAGCAGAAACAAGAAAATTAA
- a CDS encoding DinB family protein: MSKSAQLIDYLMSHREVTNELAAKIEPKDYTFKPTPTSMEAQKLVQHILESTYTFARLANKQEPEKLFEENEAADLTESSHVYTEATIKLLSKLSDEDFEQTIDVSHIFGREMTAGQLLNMAIDHEINHKGNLFVYVREMGHTDLPMYVKA, encoded by the coding sequence ATGAGTAAAAGCGCACAATTAATTGATTATCTGATGTCACATCGAGAAGTAACGAATGAACTGGCAGCGAAGATCGAACCTAAAGATTATACGTTCAAGCCTACCCCTACATCCATGGAAGCTCAAAAACTTGTCCAACACATTCTTGAATCTACTTATACTTTTGCCAGGTTGGCTAATAAACAGGAACCTGAGAAGCTTTTTGAAGAAAATGAAGCTGCAGACTTAACTGAAAGTTCCCATGTCTATACAGAGGCAACCATAAAATTGCTTAGCAAATTATCAGATGAGGATTTTGAACAAACAATTGATGTCAGCCATATCTTCGGTAGAGAGATGACTGCCGGTCAGCTGTTGAATATGGCTATCGACCATGAGATAAACCATAAGGGAAATTTATTTGTTTACGTCAGGGAGATGGGACATACAGACCTCCCAATGTATGTGAAAGCATAA
- a CDS encoding biotin transporter BioY, with amino-acid sequence MNEQSKKLRALLNCSIFAAITAILAQFEIPLPLVPISGQTLAVGITATILGSRQGAAAMVCYAAIGAIGFPVFTGFSGGVQVLAGPTGGYIFGFIAAAYITGFVLEKSTFTIPLALVANTLGMIVILIFGALQLKFVAGLGWEGALNAGVYPFIAVGLIKAFLASWIGITLRKRLLQASLIPIPDKKPA; translated from the coding sequence GTGAATGAGCAAAGCAAAAAACTAAGAGCTCTTCTTAATTGTTCTATTTTTGCAGCCATCACCGCTATTCTGGCACAATTCGAAATCCCCCTCCCTCTTGTCCCTATTAGCGGACAAACTTTGGCCGTAGGTATTACAGCTACGATTCTTGGCAGTCGGCAAGGTGCAGCAGCAATGGTATGTTATGCAGCGATTGGAGCAATTGGTTTTCCGGTTTTCACTGGATTTAGCGGAGGTGTTCAAGTTCTGGCTGGCCCTACCGGAGGTTACATCTTTGGGTTTATTGCAGCTGCCTACATAACTGGTTTTGTTCTGGAGAAATCAACCTTCACCATCCCCCTGGCTTTAGTTGCCAATACTCTCGGAATGATTGTCATCTTGATTTTCGGAGCATTACAATTAAAATTTGTAGCAGGATTAGGATGGGAGGGAGCTCTCAATGCAGGTGTTTACCCCTTCATTGCCGTAGGTTTGATCAAAGCTTTCTTAGCTTCATGGATAGGCATAACCCTTAGAAAACGACTGCTTCAGGCTAGTCTCATTCCCATACCAGACAAAAAGCCAGCATAG
- a CDS encoding CapA family protein yields the protein MRLYPIFFLLLIVFLLSACEGNTPPKESHPTPSSQISLKQKSTPDRPSSISISAVGDVLIHDRVYNDAKVKNGGYNFMPMLKQVKPYLEDTTITMANQETMIGGEELGLSGYPAFNSPKEIGNNLKELGIDVVTLANNHSLDQGESGIRNAIRHWNSLGMMYTGVYKNKKDRERIRVYETKEGIDVSFLSYTYGTNGIPVPEDKPYLVNLIDKGKMKRDISKAKKVSDAVILSLHFGKQYKPLPSQRQKDLVQFAADQGVHAVIGHHPHVLQPIEWVEGQQGNKMLAVYSLGNFFSGQDAFPKRVGGIIKFNFVKDHGKVRVERPRFVLTYVTSSGPHNYEVIPMHQLTSDQLSNYKQVIKEKKQHLSQWMPALSFIE from the coding sequence ATGCGGTTATACCCAATATTCTTTCTTCTCCTTATCGTTTTTTTATTAAGCGCTTGTGAAGGGAATACTCCTCCAAAAGAATCTCATCCTACACCCTCTTCACAAATTTCTCTTAAGCAAAAATCAACTCCCGATCGCCCTTCCTCTATAAGTATTTCAGCGGTTGGCGATGTGCTAATTCATGATCGTGTGTACAATGATGCTAAAGTGAAGAACGGCGGCTATAACTTTATGCCCATGCTTAAACAAGTAAAGCCATACTTAGAAGATACTACGATTACAATGGCTAATCAGGAAACAATGATTGGCGGAGAAGAGCTAGGCTTATCCGGTTATCCAGCGTTTAACAGCCCTAAAGAAATTGGAAACAATTTGAAAGAATTAGGGATAGATGTTGTTACCCTGGCGAACAACCACAGTCTGGATCAAGGAGAAAGCGGCATTCGCAATGCCATCCGCCATTGGAATAGTCTAGGTATGATGTATACAGGGGTTTACAAAAATAAAAAAGATCGAGAACGTATCCGCGTTTATGAAACCAAAGAAGGGATAGACGTATCCTTTCTGAGCTACACATACGGGACTAATGGGATCCCCGTTCCAGAAGACAAACCTTACCTTGTAAACTTAATTGACAAGGGAAAAATGAAACGGGATATCAGTAAGGCGAAGAAAGTGAGTGATGCAGTCATACTGAGCCTTCACTTTGGAAAACAATACAAACCCCTTCCCTCACAACGGCAAAAAGACCTTGTTCAATTCGCTGCTGATCAAGGGGTCCACGCTGTAATCGGCCACCATCCTCATGTGCTTCAGCCAATAGAATGGGTTGAGGGACAGCAAGGGAACAAAATGCTTGCCGTTTATTCCCTGGGAAATTTCTTTTCAGGGCAAGACGCTTTCCCAAAACGAGTAGGGGGAATTATAAAATTCAATTTTGTGAAGGACCATGGAAAGGTGAGGGTTGAGCGTCCACGATTTGTTTTGACGTATGTTACCTCCTCTGGGCCACACAATTACGAAGTGATTCCTATGCATCAATTGACTTCTGACCAGTTATCAAACTATAAGCAAGTCATAAAAGAAAAGAAACAGCACCTTTCGCAGTGGATGCCTGCCCTTTCCTTCATTGAATAA
- a CDS encoding winged helix-turn-helix transcriptional regulator, with amino-acid sequence MNKSICPRFEKAIGLLSQRWTGLIIYQLLEGKQRFCTIESSIGISGKVLSDRLKDMEKSGLVKRDVFPETPVRIEYSLTDKGLSLQPIMDDIEKWAHDWIELGEEESITK; translated from the coding sequence ATGAATAAATCAATATGTCCTCGTTTTGAAAAAGCAATCGGCCTCCTTAGCCAACGCTGGACAGGTTTAATAATTTATCAGCTGTTAGAAGGAAAACAACGTTTTTGTACCATAGAATCTTCAATTGGTATAAGCGGGAAAGTCCTCTCTGACCGATTGAAAGACATGGAGAAGAGCGGATTAGTTAAACGAGACGTGTTCCCTGAAACGCCAGTTCGTATTGAATATTCTTTAACTGATAAAGGTCTATCTTTACAGCCAATAATGGATGATATAGAGAAATGGGCACATGATTGGATTGAGCTCGGAGAAGAGGAATCAATAACTAAATAA
- a CDS encoding DUF4362 domain-containing protein produces the protein MKSLTFLFLCLTTLTACFNDADSEEAYTVEDAKKDGHVITEHLVDNFDQITQGAVDNQNVDKILSFLESVDQKEKDSVDISIFTKNGTHFNNTISYDGDSIVFENNFDGYYKTPVGKYSCEFISKRGPIVYLDACKAEDGTKHSSMIGFIGTKEAFNNVK, from the coding sequence ATGAAAAGTTTAACGTTTTTATTTTTATGCCTCACAACACTTACTGCTTGCTTTAACGATGCAGACTCCGAAGAAGCTTACACAGTAGAGGATGCAAAGAAAGATGGACATGTCATTACAGAACATTTGGTTGATAACTTTGACCAGATCACTCAAGGTGCCGTAGACAATCAAAATGTAGATAAAATCCTCTCTTTTCTAGAAAGTGTGGATCAAAAAGAAAAGGACAGTGTTGATATCTCAATCTTCACGAAAAATGGGACACACTTCAATAACACTATTTCGTATGACGGGGATTCCATTGTTTTTGAAAACAACTTTGACGGCTACTACAAAACCCCAGTTGGTAAATATTCTTGTGAGTTTATTTCTAAACGTGGACCGATCGTTTATTTAGATGCCTGTAAAGCAGAAGATGGAACAAAACATTCTTCAATGATTGGATTTATAGGTACAAAAGAAGCTTTTAATAATGTTAAATAG
- a CDS encoding sulfite exporter TauE/SafE family protein, protein MDVVILFMGIIVAASILQTSTGFGFSIMATPFLLLLFDPREAIQINLVLSLIISLALIRKIRSDIDVPILKRLIKGSAFGLVVGIGIFLKVNTVQLKLAVSIVILLLTLLLMLSFRMKQTRRRDVFTGGISGALTTSIGMPGPPLLLYFAGTETEKEKLRATTLAFYLFIYSASLVTQMIVAGTDRTVWVSSGIALPLVIIGLFLGQKLFKWVSPSNFKVITYIILLFTGCYLLIESTF, encoded by the coding sequence ATGGATGTCGTAATTTTGTTCATGGGAATTATTGTAGCTGCTTCTATTTTACAGACAAGTACAGGGTTTGGTTTTTCCATTATGGCCACACCTTTTTTGTTATTGCTGTTTGACCCAAGAGAGGCAATTCAAATTAACTTAGTATTATCCTTGATCATTTCTTTGGCCTTAATCCGAAAAATTCGTAGTGATATTGATGTGCCTATATTGAAAAGGTTAATCAAGGGGAGTGCGTTCGGGTTAGTAGTAGGAATCGGGATTTTCTTAAAGGTTAATACAGTTCAATTGAAGTTAGCAGTAAGCATAGTAATCTTGTTGCTTACCCTTCTTTTAATGCTATCTTTCCGTATGAAACAGACGAGGAGAAGAGACGTTTTTACTGGTGGTATATCTGGAGCTTTAACAACGAGTATTGGGATGCCTGGCCCGCCTTTATTGCTTTACTTCGCGGGAACTGAAACAGAAAAGGAAAAACTTCGGGCAACTACTTTAGCTTTTTATTTGTTTATTTATTCGGCAAGTCTAGTTACGCAGATGATAGTTGCAGGTACGGACCGAACTGTTTGGGTATCGAGCGGGATCGCACTGCCTTTAGTAATCATAGGGTTATTTTTGGGACAAAAGCTTTTTAAATGGGTGAGTCCATCTAATTTTAAAGTTATCACGTACATTATTCTACTGTTTACTGGATGTTATTTACTGATAGAAAGTACTTTTTAA
- a CDS encoding DNA alkylation repair protein: protein MNPYLCPNCKTNRSRFNKIKQLSTAVQLDPRTGEVLTECGSGQLASFHMDYRGPEYKVQCGVCGLIEDERTFLAFAEHNPL from the coding sequence ATGAATCCTTATTTATGTCCAAACTGCAAGACAAATCGCTCAAGGTTTAATAAAATCAAACAACTTTCTACGGCTGTTCAACTTGATCCAAGAACTGGGGAAGTATTAACGGAATGTGGCAGCGGGCAATTAGCTTCTTTCCATATGGATTATAGAGGTCCAGAGTATAAAGTGCAATGTGGGGTATGTGGGTTGATTGAAGATGAAAGAACTTTTCTTGCTTTCGCAGAACATAATCCATTATAG